In Parasteatoda tepidariorum isolate YZ-2023 chromosome 2, CAS_Ptep_4.0, whole genome shotgun sequence, one DNA window encodes the following:
- the LOC107443649 gene encoding syntaxin-1A → MVNDRLGALKAALNENYEANNEITINMDGNESFMSDFFNEVEEVSNCLDKIISTVEEVRKKHSFILSAPSTDEKVKMDLEDLMAEIKRLSGKVRQKLKFMGQNIEQQEHVNSTSADLRIKKTQHTALSRRFVDVMSAYNNTQTDYRQRCKDRIQRQLEITGNSKTDREIEEMLESGNPAVFTQGIVIETQKAKQTMADIEDRHADIIKLEKSIRELHDMFVDMALLVENQGELIDRIEYNVQNAVDFVDNAKTDINRAVRYKSRARKKLIFIIICVLIVLLIIGLAIGFSV, encoded by the exons ATGGTTAATGATAGATTGGGCGCCCTGAAAGCT gcTTTGAATGAAAACTATGAAGCTAACAATGAAATCACCATTAATATGGATGGAAATGAATCATTTATGTCAGACTTTTTCAATGag gtGGAAGAAGTGTCAAATTGTCTTGATAAGATTATTTCTACTGTCGAAGAAGTGAGGAAAAAGCACAGTTTTATACTCTCAGCTCCTTCAACtgatgaaa aagtaaagATGGATTTGGAAGACCTGATGGCTGAAATCAAAAGATTATCGGGGAAAGTGcggcaaaaattaaaat ttatggGACAAAATATTGAGCAGCAAGAACATGTTAATAGTACCTCTGctgatttaagaattaaaaaaactcag CACACAGCTCTTTCAAGAAGATTTGTGGATGTCATGTCTGCTTACAACAATACGCAGACAGATTACAGGCAGCGTTGTAAAGATCGAATCCAACGTCAGCTTGAAATTA CTGGGAACTCTAAAACTGACAGAGAAATAGAAGAAATGCTTGAAAGTGGCAACCCAGCAGTGTTCACTCAAGGA ATTGTTATAGAAACTCAGAAAGCTAAACAAACAATGGCCGATATAGAAGATCGACATGCAGATAtaattaagttagaaaaaagCATTAGAGAGCTGCATGACATGTTTGTTGACATGGCACTTCTAGTTGAAAATcaa gGAGAATTGATTGATCGTATTGAATACAATGTTCAAAATGCTGTAGACTTTGTTGATAATGCTAAAACCGATATTAATCGAGCTGTAAGATATAAGAGCAGAGCCCGcaaa aaaCTCATCTTTATCATTATTTGTGTTCTCATTGTGCTTCTTATAATTGGTTTGGCTATAGGCTTCAGtgtttga